GAGGAGATATTATTCAGACAGTTACTGCCACAGGAAATGTAAATCCTGTGACAACAATTCTTGTTGGAACCAGAGTTTCTGGAACAATTGTAGCTTTGTATGCGGACTATAACTCTTTGGTTAAAAAGGGACAGCTTATTGCTCAGATTGACCCAACTCCTTTTGAAAATGAACTTAAACAGTCTGAGGCAGACCTTTACAATGCAAAGTCAAACCTTTTCAAATCTGAAGTTAGTTTAAAAGATGCTGAAAGGACATTGAAAAGAAAACAGGAACTTTTCAACCGAGACTTTATTGCTCGTAGCGAACTTGATGATGCAGAGACAGCATACAATACTGCTAAGGCTCAATACGAGATAGCTATTGCGCAGTTAAAAAAAGCAGAAGCAGGACTTAGACAAGCAAAAACAAATCTTGGATACACGAGAATAGTGTCTCCTGTTAATGGTGTTGTTATCGCAAAAAATGTTGAAGTTGGACAGACTGTAGCAGCGAGTTTTCAAACTCCGACACTGTTTACAATAGCTCCTGACCTTACAAAAATGCAGGTTGACACAAATGTGGATGAAGCAGATATCTCCAAAATCAAAAATGGAATGGAGGCAACTTTTACAGTTGATGCCTATTCTGATAGGAAGTTTAAAGGAGTTGTGGCTCAGATAAGACTTTCTCCAACAGTTACTCAAAATGTAGTAACCTATGATGTTGTAATAGCAGTTGATAACACTCATTTACTTCTCAAACCAGGTATGACTGCAAATGTTACTTTTGTTGCACAGGAAAAGAAAAATGTTATCAAGATTCCAAATGCTGCTTTGAGATTCAGGATGCCCAATGCTGTACCTTCAAAAGAACAGGGAGTATGGATTTTAAGAGGAGGAAAACCTGTTAGAGTCAAGGTAAAAACAGGAGTAAGTGATGGTGAATGGATTGAGGTAGTTGAAGGAGATATAAAAGAAGGTGAAGATGTTATTGTTGAGATTCAGACTGGCAAAAAAACATCTGGCTCATCTACCAGTCATCCTCCACCAAGATTTTAAAAATGTTGATTATAAAACTTGAAAATGTAACAAAAATCTACAAGATTGGCGAACAGGAATTAGTGGTGCTTAATGGGGTTTCTGTTAGTATTGAAAAGGGAGAATTTGTCTGTATCATGGGTCCTTCAGGTTCAGGAAAATCAACATTTATGAATATTGTTGGATGTCTTGATACTCCAACAACAGGAAAATACTATCTTGAAGGCATAGATGTTTCAACAATGGATATAGATGAGCTTGCTGAGATAAGAAATAAAAAAATAGGGTTTGTTTTTCAACAATTTAATCTTCTTTCAAGAGCTACTGCTGTTGAGAATGTTGAACTTCCTCTTATTTATGCAGGAATTCCTTTACGACAGAGAAAAGAAAAAGCTCTTGAGACTCTTTCATGGGTTGGACTTAAAGAGAGAGCAAATCATTATCCAAGACAATTAAGTGGTGGGCAACAACAAAAAGTAGCAATTGCCCGTGCTTTGGTTAATGGACCATCAATAATACTTGCTGATGAACCAACTGGAAATCTTGATTCTAAGGCAAGTATGGAAATAATGGAAATTTTTAAAAAACTTAATGAACAACAGGGATTAACAACAATTATTGTTACCCATGAACCAGATATAGCAGCTTTTGGTAAAAGACAGATAAGATTTCTTGATGGTAAAATTATAAGCGATACAACATCATGATAGAGATTACATCCATAATTAATATTGCCTTGAGATCACTTATAGCTAATGCCATGAGGTCTTTTCTTGCTACACTTGGAATTATTATAGGAGTTGGTGCTGTAGTAACAATGGTTGCAATCGGAACAGGTGCAAGTGAAAAAATTTCTGCTCAGATATCAAGTATGGGAAGCAATTTAATTCTTATTCTTCCGGGAGCTACCACACAGGGTGGTATAAGAATGGGAGCAGGAACACAACAAACTCTTAAAATTGTAGATGCCGAGGCAATCTCAAAGGAGTGTTCTCAAGTTTCCGCAGTAGCTCCTGTAATATCAGGCACAGCACAGGTTGTTTTTGGGAATCAGAACTGGTCAACTGCTGTGCTTGGAACAACTCCTGATATGGCTATTGTTCGTGAGTGGGAAATTGTATCAGGAAGATTTTTAACAGAGCAGGATGTAAGAAGTGGAACAAAGGTTGCTGTAATTGGACAGACTGTTAGTGAAAAGCTTTTCGGAGACCTTGATCCTACCGGAAAATTGATAAGAATAAAGAAAATACCTTTTGAGGTTGTGGGCGTTCTTGGCAAAAAAGGACAGTCTCCTACAGGACAGGATCAGGATGATATAATATATGTTCCTATTACAACAGCTCAGAGAACACTTTTTGGCAATGTTTTGCCTGGTAGAGTAAGATTAATTTATGCTAAGGCTGTATCTCTTGAGGCAATTCCTTTGGCAACAGAGCAAATACGAACGCTTCTAAGACAGAGACATAGAATTGGACAGGGACAGGAAGATGATTTTACAGTCATGGACTTAACACAGATGTTAAAAACTGCTGAAGAGTCCACAAAAACCATGTCCGTCCTTCTTGGTGCAATTGCTTCTGTTTCTTTAATAGTAGGTGGAATAGGTATTATGAATATAATGCTTGTTTCGGTTACAGAAAGAACAAGAGAAATTGGAATAAGAATGGCAGTTGGAGCAAAACCAAAGGATATCAGAATGCAATTTCTTATAGAATCAGTTTTTTTAACCATGATAGGTGGAGTTGTCGGACTTCTTTTTGGAATTGGTGCTTCGTTAGTTGTATCTTCTATAATGCAATGGCCCGTAAGTATTTCATTGTTTTCAGCTTTGATAGCCTTTAGTTTTTCAGCTTTTGTAGGGATTTTTTTTGGTTTTTATCCTGCATATAAAGCATCTTCGCTTAATCCAATTGATGCATTAAGGTATGAATAATCTGGTATAATAAAAAAATTGGAGGGGTGGCCGAGTGGTTTAAGGCGGCGGTCTTGAAAACCGCTGTAGGGGTAACTCTACCGGGGGTTCGAATCCCTCCCCCTCCGTTTAAAAATAATTTGCCATAAATCTTCTGAAGCAGTAAATCTCCAATTGTTGTGGAAAAGGATATTTTCTATCAGGGGTTTGGTTCAATTCCGTAAAATTTAATTTTTTCCCACAAAGCCTTTCGGCTTATGCCAAGTTTTTTTGCAGCTTCTGTTTTTTTCCATCCGCATTCCTGAAGAGCTTTTATTATCAGATTTTTTTCAAAGTTTTCAATGCATTCTTTAAGTGAAAAGTTACTTATAAAACATTTTTTTTGAAATGATGAAAGCGGGGAAAATTCTTCAGGAAGATGTTTAATATCAATCACTCCATCTTTTGAAAGAAGTAACGCTCTTTCAATTGCATGTTTTAACTCTCTTACATTTCCAGGATAGTCGTAGGATAGCAATGCCTCATAAGCTGAAGGAGAAATAGTGATATTTTGTTTGCCATATTTTTCTGAAAAAATTTTTAAAAATTTTTCAATTAATACAGGAATATCTTCTTTTCTTTCTTTTAAAGGAGGAATTGCTATGGGCATTACATTTATTCTGTAAAAGAGGTCTTCTCTGAATTTTTCAGCTTTTATTAACTCTTTAAGATTTTTACTTGTAGCATAAATACATCTTACATTAATTTTAATAGGCTCTTTACCTCCAAGACGATACACAATTCCATCCTCAATAACTCTTAGAAGTTTTGCCTGAAGACTGAGTGGCATATCTCCGATCTCATCAAAAAATATAGTTCCTCCGTTTGCAAGCTCAAATTTACCCTTTTTGGTTTCAGTTGCACCTGTAAAAGCACCTTTTTCATATCCAAAAAGTTCAGATTCAAAAAGAGTCTCAGGTATTGCAGCACAGTTTATTTTGATATATGGCTTTTCTTTCCTTAAGCTCTGTTTCTGAATTGCATTTGCAATGAGTTCTTTGCCAGTGCCGCTTTCACCCTGAATTAAAACAGGCACATCTGTCTTAGCTACGGCATCAATTTTATCAAAAATTTCTTTCATAACAGAACTTGTAGAAACTATTCCCTCAAATTCATCTTTCTTCTTAACAAGCTCACTCAGATATTTTACTTCTTTTTCAAGAGTGCGGAATTTTAAGAATCTTTCTATTACCAAAAGAAGTTCCTCATTTGTAAATGGTTTGGCAATGTAGTCAAAAGCGCCATCTTTTATTGCCTGAACAGCAGTTTTTACTTCGGCAAATGCTGTTATAATTATTACTCCAGTTTGTGGAGATATTGTTTTTATATGTTTGAGTAAAGTAAGTCCATCAACTCCGGGAAGTTTAAGGTCAACAATTGCTATGTCAAATATTTCTGAATCAAGGATTGATAAAGCCTTTGCTCCATCATCGCAGGATGTTGCTTCATAGCCGTATGCTCTGAGAAAATGATTCATACCGAGTCTCATTGCAGGGTCATCTTCAACTATAATAATTTTTTCTTTCATTTTACTGGCAATTCCACAGTAAAAGTAGTACCTGATGAAGAAGTTTTAACAAGAATTCTTCCACTATGTTGTTCTATAATAGATTTACTCACAGATAGTCCAAGACCTGTTCCCTGTCCAACTGGTTTTGTTGTAAAAAATGGGTCAAAAATTTTTGGTAATATATCATCAGGAATACCATTGCCTGTGTCAGTAAATGCAATATAACATTTTCCATTTTTCAGAAAACTCTCTATAGTTAGAACTCCTTCTTTTCCATCCATTGCCTGGATAGCATTAAGCACGATATTTAAAAATACTTGTTCTATTTTATTTGAGTCAATCATGATTTCAGGAATCTCGTTAGATAGCTTTTTTATGACTTTAATCCCTTTTTTAGAGATAAGATAGTCAGTTAATTTTAAAACATTTTCTACAAGATTATTAACAGAGACAGCTGAAATTATAAGCTCTGTTTGTTTTGAAAAATCAAGAAGTTGTTTTATTATTTCCTGAATTTTTGTAAGTCCGTGATTTATAACCTCAACATGCATATTTTTTGTTTTTTCATCCATCTCAGTGTTAATCAAATTATTAAAACAAAGCCTTATTCCACCAAGCGGATTATTGATTTCGTGAGCTAAACCTGCTGAAAGCTGTCCGATTGCTGCAAGTTTTTCTGTAATCCGCATCTGTTCTTCAATTTTTCTTTTCTCTGTAATATCTTTGACATAGTGAACTACTTTTATTACATTTTCTCTGTCATCAAAAATTGGATAAAGATGAATAAAATAGTGTCTTTGGTCTTCACCTTCCCAGTATTCTGAAAACGGTTTTTTCGTGTCTATTACTTTCTTGAGAAAGTAGACAGGACATAGTTTGTCTGCATCAAGCTTTTCAATATCGCATTGTTCATTAAATACAGCAGCTCTGCCTTCTATCATCCATGTTCTATAGGCATGATTTGTCATCTCAACAGTACAATCAGGATTCACAAGTGCAAGAGGGTCTGTTATTCCTTCAAATATTGTCTGTAGAGTATCTGCATATTTTTTCGTAGCTTCCTGAGCATCATATAAATACTTTGCCATTTGATTAAATGAAAGAATTAAATCACCAATTTCATCTTTTGTTTTTACTTCAATGGTTTGATTTAGAGGTTCTGTTCCATTTACTATTCCTCTGAATAAAGAACTCAATCTTTTGAGTGGTTTAATGACAAAGCTCCAGAAAGCACCATGGAGAGTGACAAAAAGAAATAAAAGAGAGACAGCTCCAAAAAGAAATGTTGAAATAGCAACACCTTTTATCTCTCCTAAGGTAGAAGCAATTGGAAGAGAGACTGATTCAATTCCCATGATATCGCCTTCTTTCCATGTAAAGTCCTTGGAACGAGGAAACATTTTAAGTAAAGCCTTAGGAGCGTTGTTAATCTTTCCATGACATATTAAACATCCTTTTTCAACAATAACAGGTTTTGCCATCACGAGTATTTCTTGCCCATTATATGTAATAATTCCACTCCATGATTCTTGAGTTTTATTTCTCTTAAAATACTCTATTAATTTGACATATAATGCATCAGCTTTATGTTCTGGATTAATAGGGTCTAAAGAAACTCTTTTATACATGTAATTTCCTATTTTATTGTTGAATCTTTTCATTACACTTAGCCTTACATGAGTTGTTGACATCCCTTCAACGATAAATTCATCTTTTTTGCCAGTTTCATAAAGAAGTTTGAAAATCGCGGGTCTTAGTTCTTCTTTAACATAATTACCAAGTGCATCAATCTGTGTAATAATAATTCTTGTTTTTTCGTTTGCATCTTCTATTACTTTTTGTTTAAGGTGATAGTAAAGTAAAAAAGAAAACAATATACAGAAAGCCAAAATTATCAAAATGATTGAAAGCGTGAACTTTGTGCTTATTGAAAGATTTTTGGGTTTCATTATAATTTAAATTTTAAAAGAGTTTAAACATTATCTGCAAATTTTTATAAAAATTTTTTAGTTTTTTAAAAAAACAGAAATATACCTTCATATGTAGTCAAAATTTTTTATTACGAGTATAATTTAGTTAAGATGGCAAAATTTATATTGAGTATTAAATGGCTTTTTGTAATGGTAATATTTGTTCTTGTGACAGGCATATTAACAAGCAACTATCTATTTTCATACCACTTTTATAAAAAATTTTTTGACCACCATATTGATACAGTATCTGCTCTTTTTCAGAAGGGAACTGAAAATATAACAAAGCCTGTTGAAGTATTTTTATACAATGTTGAGGCTCTTGTATGTTGCAGAGTTTTAGATTTTAATGAAGTTGAAAAGACTAACAGATTTTTAATGGAGTTTATGAAAAAATATCCTTATGTTACTTCAATAAACTATGGAGACGGAAATGGGAATGGTTATCTTATCTTAAATGACAGGGGCAAATGGTTAAATAGAATTAAAAGAGTTGGAGATACAGAACATGTAGTTTGGAATACCTTGAATAATGACGGCAAAATAATAAAAAAAATAAGAGTCAAAGATAACTATGATCCGAGAAAAACAGTTTGGTATAACCAGGCATTACACTCTAAGGATATTCAGTGGAGTAAAGAATATATATTCAGGACAACAAAAGACCCAGGAGTAACAGCTTCTTTAAAACTCTGTAGAAACTCAAAGCAAATTGTCGGTATTGATATAATGATTAAAGATTTATCTGTTCTTCTTAATAAAATAAAAGAAAATGTTCATCCTGAGACAAAGCTTTATCTACTTTCAAACGGAGACCATGTAATAGCTTATACTGATGAAGTCCAGCCTGAACAAAGTAAAATTTATACTCTTGATGAGAAAAAATTTCCGTTACTTTTCAAAGCATTAAATTCAGGAGTAAACGCTTCCAATATCACTTTCAATAATCAAAAATGGTTTGTAAATATTAAAAAATGGGAAAACAAAAATAGACAATATTCCCTTGTAGTATTGATTCCCCATGTTGCTATAACAAAAAGTCTCAGGCTTCATCTTTTCTATCAGTCCTTTTTTTCTTTATTGCTTACATTTTTTGTATTCCTGTATATTTCCCGAAGATATATAGAGCCTTTAATAGATATCTCAAAACAAATGCCAGAAATTGGATTTAAGAAAATATATCTTGAAAAACATTCTCAAAGAACAGATGAGATAGGATATTTAAGTAGAGCAATTTCAGATGTTTCAGTGCAAATATTGAAAGCAAAGGAGATTGAAAGAAAAATTCAGGAATCCAATCATTTTGAATCTGTCAGGCGTTCTCTTGGTGAAGCAGTGCACAGATTTAAAGATATTATTAATATTATTCAAGGATTTGCAACTCTTGCTCAACCAAAAGTTTCAAACGAGTTTGCAAAAAATGCTTTAGACCAGATAATCAATGCATCAAAAAGAGCAATATATCTTACAAAAGAAATTTTAAATGTTACAGGTGAAAGAAAATATGAAATGAAAATTACTGATTTAAATTCAATTATTCTTTCCATGAAGACAAAAATAGAAGTGTCTACAGAAGATTCCATAAAAATAGTTTATGAAATATTAAACACACCACTTCCTGTGAAGCTTGATATTGAAGCTTTTGATGAAGTTTTAATGAACTTAGTACTGAATGCTAAAGATGCGATGCCAGAAGGTGGAACATTGACAATAAAAACAAAAATAGCTTCTTTTTTGGATAAACAATTTGCTGTTTTATCTGTATCAGACACAGGAGTTGGTATGGATGAAGAAACAATAAAAAGAATATTTGAGCCATTTTTTACAACAAAAGGAGCTAAAGGAACAGGTCTTGGGCTTTCAATTGTTTATAAAATTATCAAAGACCACTCTGGATTTATTGAAGTGCAGAGTGAGATAGGGAAAGGAACAACCTTTAAAATTTATTTGCCCTTGATTAAAGATGTTGCGATGCTTACTGCTTCCTCTACTGAGTGAGACTCTATTATACCAGGGATATTCCATGTTTTTAATCCAATTACTTTTTTACCAGTTTTTAATGCTAAAGCTATTTCACTGAGTGTTCCGTATCCTCCTCCTATGGCAATAAGAATATCAGATGCTCTAACTATCAAACTATTTCTCATCTCTCCCATACCTGTTGGGATAGGAATTTTTACATATGGATTAGCATCTTTTTTTCTATCTGTTGGTAGTATTCCTACTGTAATTCCTCCATTTATATAAGCTCCTCGGCACACAGCCTCCATTACTCCTCCTAACCCACCTGTAACAATAATAACGCCCTCTATCGCAAGAAGACGTCCTACCTCTTCTGCTGATTTTAAAAGTTCTTTATTTGCCTTACCTGCTCCGACAATACCAATGATTTTCATTTCATCTCAATCACTGTTACAGCATCTCCACCTTCATCAGGATTGCCTTTGCGGAAGCTTTTCACAGCAGGGTGGTCTTTTATATAGTCTCTTATAGCATCTCTCAAAATGCCCTTTCCTATGCCATGTAATATTATTCCTCTATTAGACTCACTAAATGACAGTTCATTTAAAAATCTTTCAACCAAGGGAAGAGCTTCATCAACTCTCATTCCTCTAATCTCAAGTTTTTTAGAAGGATATTCTTCTTTATAGTTTTCAATAGCTTTTTTATTTGTAACGCTGAAAATATCCAATCTTTTATTACTCTCTTGCTCCTCATGAAAAGACACTTTCTCAAGTTCTCTTAATTCTGCCTCAATCTGCGCGGTATCTGTCTGAATCTTTGCTCTACCATCTTCAATTATTAATATTTTACCTGAAAGATTTAAATTCCTGATTTTCACAATATCCCCAGGGTTTAATTCTTCCTGTTTTTTGGGTTCTTCAGAAATAAACTTTTTTGAGATATCAGATATTTTCTGGGATATCTCTCTAAGTTTTTTTCTGTCTGCTTTTTTGGCTTCTTCATAAAGAAAGTTAATCTCTTTTTTAAGTTTTGTTAGCATGGATTGAGCTTCTATTTTTGCCTGTTCAATGATTTTTTTCTTATTTTCAGATGCGAAAACTAATTCTTTTTCCAGTCTGTTTTTCTCTGAATCCATAATATTTTTAATTTTTTCAATCTCTGCAAGTTTCGTTTCATATTCCTGTTTGTTTTTTTCAAGTTCTTTAATAAGTTCGTATATTTCTCTATCCTGAGTTCCTTTGAGTTCATATGCTCGTCTGATAAGATTTTCAGGAAACCCATACTTCTGAGCAACTTCAAGGGCATAGGAAGGAGTGAGACTACCAATGCTTAATTTATATAGCGGTGTCATGGTTTTTTCATCAAAAAGCATTGAGGCTATTTCTATATTCTGCTGAGTGGCGGCAAAAATTTTAACTTTACTTAAATGAGTTGTTGCAAATGTAAGGGCTTCCCTATTTTTTAATTCTTCAAGTATTGCACAGGCTAAAGCAGAGCCTTCCTCAGGGTCTGTGTTTGTTCCTATTTCATCAAGTAGAATAAGGCTTTCTGAGTCAGCCTGCTCTATTATTTTTTTAAGAGTTATTATGTGTAATGCAAAGCTTGAAAGATGTTCTTCAATTGAGCCTTCATGATATAGGTCAACATATATGTTTTTTACAAAAGGAATTATAGAAGATGGACTTGCTGGAATTGGAAGTCCTGAAATCGCCATTGCTGTTAGAAGTCCTATGGTTTTTATTGTTACAGTTTTACCCCCTGCGTTTGGACCTGTGATAACAAGAACTTTTTTATTCTTGAGTTCAAGATTGAGAGGAACCACCTGTTTTGAAAGCAGAAGAAGAGGATGTTTTGCATTAATCAAACTTATATTGATTTCTCTTGTTAGTTGTGGTGCCTCTGCATTAAATTTTTGAGAAAACTTATATATAGAGAGCATTTTATCAAGATACACAAGCAAATTAAATTCCCTATGAAGTGTTTCACTGATTTGATGAATTTCAAAGGATAATTCTTTTAAAATTTTGATTTCTTCCAGTCTCTGTTCAATTAAAAGTTCCTCAAGTTTTTTAGAAAAAGCTGTTATTTCAGCAGGTTCAATAAATGCTGTTTCTCCTGAACGGGAAACATCATGAACAACTCCTGGAATCTGTCCTTTTGAGTCCATTCTGACAGGAATGACCCATCGGTTATTTCTTTTTGTAATAAATCTATCCTGAAGAAAAACCAGAACATTTGAACGATTAATTATTTCTTCAAGTTTTTGTTTTATTTTCTCTTCAGTTAATTTAATCTGCTTTCTGATATATTTTAGAGTTGAAGAAGCTGTATCAAGAA
The Thermodesulfovibrio yellowstonii DSM 11347 DNA segment above includes these coding regions:
- a CDS encoding efflux RND transporter periplasmic adaptor subunit; translation: MKNRKKIVLISGALLVTVVLLLIIIFSGSKKMEFKTVKVQRGDIIQTVTATGNVNPVTTILVGTRVSGTIVALYADYNSLVKKGQLIAQIDPTPFENELKQSEADLYNAKSNLFKSEVSLKDAERTLKRKQELFNRDFIARSELDDAETAYNTAKAQYEIAIAQLKKAEAGLRQAKTNLGYTRIVSPVNGVVIAKNVEVGQTVAASFQTPTLFTIAPDLTKMQVDTNVDEADISKIKNGMEATFTVDAYSDRKFKGVVAQIRLSPTVTQNVVTYDVVIAVDNTHLLLKPGMTANVTFVAQEKKNVIKIPNAALRFRMPNAVPSKEQGVWILRGGKPVRVKVKTGVSDGEWIEVVEGDIKEGEDVIVEIQTGKKTSGSSTSHPPPRF
- a CDS encoding TIGR00725 family protein, which translates into the protein MKIIGIVGAGKANKELLKSAEEVGRLLAIEGVIIVTGGLGGVMEAVCRGAYINGGITVGILPTDRKKDANPYVKIPIPTGMGEMRNSLIVRASDILIAIGGGYGTLSEIALALKTGKKVIGLKTWNIPGIIESHSVEEAVSIATSLIKGK
- a CDS encoding ABC transporter ATP-binding protein, translated to MLIIKLENVTKIYKIGEQELVVLNGVSVSIEKGEFVCIMGPSGSGKSTFMNIVGCLDTPTTGKYYLEGIDVSTMDIDELAEIRNKKIGFVFQQFNLLSRATAVENVELPLIYAGIPLRQRKEKALETLSWVGLKERANHYPRQLSGGQQQKVAIARALVNGPSIILADEPTGNLDSKASMEIMEIFKKLNEQQGLTTIIVTHEPDIAAFGKRQIRFLDGKIISDTTS
- a CDS encoding endonuclease MutS2; the encoded protein is MIEKKALQELDFYKILGLIEEFAGSEATKKAIQQIFPFDEFTSAENSLKEFEEIKRYFDTGGQLQISSFPDIANLIEKAKKEGAFFEPSELTQFLKVLRVLDKISSYIDEFFNFPFLSQKIKNILKTNLSIGQPYILERLENTVDEEGNILDTASSTLKYIRKQIKLTEEKIKQKLEEIINRSNVLVFLQDRFITKRNNRWVIPVRMDSKGQIPGVVHDVSRSGETAFIEPAEITAFSKKLEELLIEQRLEEIKILKELSFEIHQISETLHREFNLLVYLDKMLSIYKFSQKFNAEAPQLTREINISLINAKHPLLLLSKQVVPLNLELKNKKVLVITGPNAGGKTVTIKTIGLLTAMAISGLPIPASPSSIIPFVKNIYVDLYHEGSIEEHLSSFALHIITLKKIIEQADSESLILLDEIGTNTDPEEGSALACAILEELKNREALTFATTHLSKVKIFAATQQNIEIASMLFDEKTMTPLYKLSIGSLTPSYALEVAQKYGFPENLIRRAYELKGTQDREIYELIKELEKNKQEYETKLAEIEKIKNIMDSEKNRLEKELVFASENKKKIIEQAKIEAQSMLTKLKKEINFLYEEAKKADRKKLREISQKISDISKKFISEEPKKQEELNPGDIVKIRNLNLSGKILIIEDGRAKIQTDTAQIEAELRELEKVSFHEEQESNKRLDIFSVTNKKAIENYKEEYPSKKLEIRGMRVDEALPLVERFLNELSFSESNRGIILHGIGKGILRDAIRDYIKDHPAVKSFRKGNPDEGGDAVTVIEMK
- a CDS encoding sigma-54-dependent transcriptional regulator, with amino-acid sequence MKEKIIIVEDDPAMRLGMNHFLRAYGYEATSCDDGAKALSILDSEIFDIAIVDLKLPGVDGLTLLKHIKTISPQTGVIIITAFAEVKTAVQAIKDGAFDYIAKPFTNEELLLVIERFLKFRTLEKEVKYLSELVKKKDEFEGIVSTSSVMKEIFDKIDAVAKTDVPVLIQGESGTGKELIANAIQKQSLRKEKPYIKINCAAIPETLFESELFGYEKGAFTGATETKKGKFELANGGTIFFDEIGDMPLSLQAKLLRVIEDGIVYRLGGKEPIKINVRCIYATSKNLKELIKAEKFREDLFYRINVMPIAIPPLKERKEDIPVLIEKFLKIFSEKYGKQNITISPSAYEALLSYDYPGNVRELKHAIERALLLSKDGVIDIKHLPEEFSPLSSFQKKCFISNFSLKECIENFEKNLIIKALQECGWKKTEAAKKLGISRKALWEKIKFYGIEPNP
- a CDS encoding sensor histidine kinase gives rise to the protein MAKFILSIKWLFVMVIFVLVTGILTSNYLFSYHFYKKFFDHHIDTVSALFQKGTENITKPVEVFLYNVEALVCCRVLDFNEVEKTNRFLMEFMKKYPYVTSINYGDGNGNGYLILNDRGKWLNRIKRVGDTEHVVWNTLNNDGKIIKKIRVKDNYDPRKTVWYNQALHSKDIQWSKEYIFRTTKDPGVTASLKLCRNSKQIVGIDIMIKDLSVLLNKIKENVHPETKLYLLSNGDHVIAYTDEVQPEQSKIYTLDEKKFPLLFKALNSGVNASNITFNNQKWFVNIKKWENKNRQYSLVVLIPHVAITKSLRLHLFYQSFFSLLLTFFVFLYISRRYIEPLIDISKQMPEIGFKKIYLEKHSQRTDEIGYLSRAISDVSVQILKAKEIERKIQESNHFESVRRSLGEAVHRFKDIINIIQGFATLAQPKVSNEFAKNALDQIINASKRAIYLTKEILNVTGERKYEMKITDLNSIILSMKTKIEVSTEDSIKIVYEILNTPLPVKLDIEAFDEVLMNLVLNAKDAMPEGGTLTIKTKIASFLDKQFAVLSVSDTGVGMDEETIKRIFEPFFTTKGAKGTGLGLSIVYKIIKDHSGFIEVQSEIGKGTTFKIYLPLIKDVAMLTASSTE
- a CDS encoding ABC transporter permease; the protein is MIEITSIINIALRSLIANAMRSFLATLGIIIGVGAVVTMVAIGTGASEKISAQISSMGSNLILILPGATTQGGIRMGAGTQQTLKIVDAEAISKECSQVSAVAPVISGTAQVVFGNQNWSTAVLGTTPDMAIVREWEIVSGRFLTEQDVRSGTKVAVIGQTVSEKLFGDLDPTGKLIRIKKIPFEVVGVLGKKGQSPTGQDQDDIIYVPITTAQRTLFGNVLPGRVRLIYAKAVSLEAIPLATEQIRTLLRQRHRIGQGQEDDFTVMDLTQMLKTAEESTKTMSVLLGAIASVSLIVGGIGIMNIMLVSVTERTREIGIRMAVGAKPKDIRMQFLIESVFLTMIGGVVGLLFGIGASLVVSSIMQWPVSISLFSALIAFSFSAFVGIFFGFYPAYKASSLNPIDALRYE
- a CDS encoding c-type heme family protein encodes the protein MKPKNLSISTKFTLSIILIILAFCILFSFLLYYHLKQKVIEDANEKTRIIITQIDALGNYVKEELRPAIFKLLYETGKKDEFIVEGMSTTHVRLSVMKRFNNKIGNYMYKRVSLDPINPEHKADALYVKLIEYFKRNKTQESWSGIITYNGQEILVMAKPVIVEKGCLICHGKINNAPKALLKMFPRSKDFTWKEGDIMGIESVSLPIASTLGEIKGVAISTFLFGAVSLLFLFVTLHGAFWSFVIKPLKRLSSLFRGIVNGTEPLNQTIEVKTKDEIGDLILSFNQMAKYLYDAQEATKKYADTLQTIFEGITDPLALVNPDCTVEMTNHAYRTWMIEGRAAVFNEQCDIEKLDADKLCPVYFLKKVIDTKKPFSEYWEGEDQRHYFIHLYPIFDDRENVIKVVHYVKDITEKRKIEEQMRITEKLAAIGQLSAGLAHEINNPLGGIRLCFNNLINTEMDEKTKNMHVEVINHGLTKIQEIIKQLLDFSKQTELIISAVSVNNLVENVLKLTDYLISKKGIKVIKKLSNEIPEIMIDSNKIEQVFLNIVLNAIQAMDGKEGVLTIESFLKNGKCYIAFTDTGNGIPDDILPKIFDPFFTTKPVGQGTGLGLSVSKSIIEQHSGRILVKTSSSGTTFTVELPVK